A genomic stretch from Flavobacterium sp. KS-LB2 includes:
- a CDS encoding DUF6691 family protein → MKNILKYLLVGFVFGIVLTKSEAVSWYRIYEMFQFHSFHMYGIIGVAIFTGVIGIQIIKRNNIKDIKGESIVIPDKEKGSARYWIGGLFFGLGWALVGSCPGPIFILLGAGFWTVLIVLFGALLGTYLYGLLKNKLPH, encoded by the coding sequence ATGAAAAATATACTAAAATATCTATTGGTTGGATTTGTTTTCGGAATTGTTTTGACCAAATCAGAAGCGGTTTCCTGGTATCGCATTTACGAAATGTTTCAATTTCATTCGTTCCACATGTACGGAATTATTGGTGTGGCCATTTTTACAGGAGTTATTGGAATCCAAATCATAAAAAGAAACAATATAAAAGACATCAAAGGAGAATCTATTGTAATTCCTGACAAAGAAAAAGGATCAGCTCGCTACTGGATTGGTGGATTGTTTTTTGGATTGGGTTGGGCATTGGTCGGTTCTTGTCCTGGGCCTATATTTATATTGCTTGGCGCGGGTTTTTGGACTGTTTTGATAGTGCTTTTTGGAGCGCTTCTAGGAACTTATTTATATGGATTATTGAAAAATAAATTACCTCATTAA
- a CDS encoding lysoplasmalogenase: MKSNIIAKSYIGFSLVYLLIILLGREDIVWFLKPFLLPFLILAVFLHERFTTKKVLLTALTLSWIGDIILMFADKGELYFIAGLIAFLLSHIFYIVLFSKQLKIYLKKSKMIFWIGVTAIAFYLIVMMLLLLPSLGDLKIPVFVYALTISIMLLFALKGFMNWHKPASIYILIGAIVFVASDSILAFDKFYAPIQYSSFLIMTTYLTAQYLIVIGILELNKKK, encoded by the coding sequence ATGAAGAGTAACATAATAGCAAAAAGTTACATCGGGTTTAGCCTTGTTTATCTATTGATAATTCTCTTAGGGAGAGAAGATATTGTTTGGTTCTTAAAACCATTTTTATTGCCTTTTCTAATTCTGGCAGTTTTTCTACATGAAAGATTCACTACCAAGAAAGTTCTTTTAACTGCCTTGACTTTGTCATGGATAGGTGATATTATTTTGATGTTTGCTGACAAAGGAGAGTTATATTTTATAGCAGGATTGATAGCCTTTCTTCTTTCGCATATTTTCTATATTGTACTATTCAGCAAGCAATTAAAAATTTATTTAAAGAAAAGCAAAATGATTTTTTGGATAGGAGTTACCGCAATTGCCTTTTATTTAATCGTAATGATGCTTCTTTTATTGCCAAGTTTGGGAGACTTAAAAATCCCTGTTTTTGTTTACGCGCTTACAATTTCAATTATGTTATTATTTGCCTTGAAAGGCTTTATGAACTGGCACAAACCTGCCAGCATATATATTCTAATTGGAGCTATTGTTTTTGTGGCTTCTGATAGCATTTTGGCGTTTGATAAATTTTATGCACCAATACAGTATAGCTCATTTCTGATTATGACAACCTACTTAACTGCGCAATACTTGATTGTTATAGGAATTTTGGAATTAAACAAAAAAAAGTAG
- a CDS encoding YeeE/YedE family protein, giving the protein MDIIFQTWSWYFSGFLIGMIMLALIYFGKSFGMSSNLRSLCSMAGLGRRVAFFDFDWKAQRWNLVVVLGAMLGGFVAVHFMSDASNVSINPKTIAQLAQMGIEAPNGKLMPDALFGISILESPKSILILLIGGVLIGFGSRYAGGCTSGHAISGLSNLQIPSLKAVIGFFIGGLIMAHFLLPLIVN; this is encoded by the coding sequence ATGGATATTATTTTTCAAACCTGGTCTTGGTATTTTTCTGGATTTTTGATTGGTATGATTATGTTAGCACTTATTTATTTTGGAAAGTCTTTCGGAATGTCTTCTAATTTGCGTTCGCTATGTTCTATGGCAGGTCTAGGAAGACGAGTGGCTTTTTTTGACTTTGATTGGAAAGCCCAACGGTGGAATTTAGTGGTCGTTCTAGGTGCTATGTTAGGTGGTTTTGTAGCCGTTCATTTTATGAGTGATGCCTCAAATGTATCAATCAATCCCAAAACAATTGCACAATTAGCACAAATGGGTATCGAAGCTCCAAACGGAAAACTAATGCCAGATGCTCTTTTTGGAATTTCCATTTTAGAATCTCCTAAAAGTATTTTAATCCTTCTTATTGGTGGCGTTTTAATTGGTTTTGGCTCCCGTTATGCGGGCGGTTGTACTTCAGGTCATGCCATTTCAGGCTTAAGCAACTTACAAATTCCTTCTTTGAAAGCCGTTATCGGATTTTTCATAGGTGGCTTGATCATGGCTCATTTTTTATTGCCATTAATTGTAAACTAA